The following are from one region of the Pirellulaceae bacterium genome:
- the purD gene encoding phosphoribosylamine--glycine ligase translates to MKVLVIGNGGREHALAWKIGQSPRVKTVLVAPGNAGTARDAVNVDVAATDIPGLVALAKREQIDLTVVGPEAPLAMGVVDAFESEKLRVFGPTRAAAQLESSKVFCKNLLRLADIPTAEFQVFREPDDAMRYIKGRYPGERDRCPVVVKADGLASGKGVIVCKRRKDALDAIDRIGRNKEFGAAGAQMIIEDRLEGQEASILAITDGKTILPLPAAQDHKPAFDGDTGPNTGGMGAYCPTPMVDDSLLAWIEENVLVPTVHAMKRNRRPFRGVLYAGLMLTPTGTKVLEYNCRFGDPECQPLLMRLRSDIMDILEAVVDGNLDQIDMPEWDPRPAICVVMASQGYPGDYATGQVISGIDAADEMSDIKVFHAGTKMVDGQVVTAGGRVLGVTALGDSIALAKLNAYTAVQKVRWNGSWCRKDISDKATDFLQAAHEP, encoded by the coding sequence AGTCATCGGCAACGGAGGCCGCGAACACGCGCTGGCTTGGAAGATCGGGCAAAGTCCGCGAGTAAAGACGGTCCTGGTGGCACCCGGTAATGCCGGGACGGCCCGCGATGCCGTGAACGTGGACGTAGCCGCTACGGACATTCCCGGTCTGGTCGCGCTGGCCAAGCGTGAACAGATCGACCTGACCGTGGTTGGCCCCGAAGCACCACTGGCAATGGGCGTTGTAGATGCCTTCGAGTCGGAAAAGCTGCGTGTGTTCGGGCCAACCCGAGCCGCGGCTCAATTGGAAAGCAGTAAAGTCTTCTGTAAGAATCTGCTGCGGCTGGCGGATATACCTACGGCAGAATTTCAAGTCTTCCGCGAACCCGACGATGCCATGCGGTACATCAAGGGACGCTATCCGGGCGAGCGAGATCGCTGTCCGGTCGTCGTCAAAGCCGACGGACTGGCCTCCGGCAAAGGAGTAATTGTCTGCAAACGCCGCAAAGATGCGCTGGATGCCATCGACCGCATCGGACGCAACAAAGAGTTCGGTGCGGCTGGCGCGCAGATGATTATCGAGGATCGTTTGGAAGGACAAGAGGCCAGCATCTTAGCCATCACCGATGGTAAGACCATTCTGCCATTGCCGGCCGCGCAAGACCACAAGCCCGCCTTCGATGGCGACACTGGACCAAACACCGGCGGCATGGGAGCCTATTGCCCCACGCCGATGGTCGACGATTCCTTGCTGGCCTGGATCGAAGAAAACGTGTTGGTACCAACCGTCCACGCCATGAAGCGCAATCGCCGTCCGTTCCGTGGTGTGCTGTATGCCGGTCTGATGCTGACTCCCACAGGCACGAAGGTTTTGGAATACAACTGCCGCTTCGGTGATCCCGAATGTCAGCCGCTACTGATGCGACTTAGAAGCGACATCATGGATATTCTGGAAGCCGTCGTGGATGGGAATCTGGATCAAATCGACATGCCCGAGTGGGACCCCAGGCCCGCCATCTGTGTCGTCATGGCCAGCCAAGGATATCCCGGTGACTATGCTACCGGTCAAGTCATCTCGGGCATCGATGCTGCCGATGAAATGTCCGACATCAAAGTATTCCACGCAGGCACGAAAATGGTCGACGGCCAGGTCGTCACGGCTGGTGGTCGCGTGTTAGGCGTCACCGCCCTTGGAGATTCGATCGCGCTGGCCAAGCTCAACGCCTACACCGCTGTGCAAAAAGTGCGCTGGAACGGATCGTGGTGTCGCAAAGACATCAGCGACAAGGCGACCGACTTTTTGCAGGCCGCGCATGAGCCCTAG
- a CDS encoding acetylxylan esterase — MRVSHFSSLLLATWLLASCEPSSAQSQPSTSAHGLLKTDSASNIRPDQQVRQGLLAQTAEHFRRWSDDFEKRVTPQQIEEYQQRLRAEFILRIGGLPAMTPLEPVITGTVWRSGYRVEKLLFQSQPQFYVTAALFLPDSQRFAPPWPAVVILCGHSADGKLQDGYQRGAALAALNGLAALIVDPIGQGERLQLPDSSGKSLSPTVEHTVVGTAAIPLGWNTARWMIHDAMRSIDYLQSRQDILPERIGAMGNSGGGTQVSYLMALDPRVRAAAPSCYLTAVERLLETIGPQDAEQNIFGQIAIGLDHADYMMLRAPQPTLIACATRDFFDIGGTWSSYRQAKRLYERLGHGRHVELVEVEAEHGWHPQLRRTSVQFMLQHLAGRLGEIEDPQVQPLTAEEMQVTPAGQVLQIADARSVLDHMRDECQRLAALRTQQPLSTEALIDAARQRAGIRRLDLIPQPDVRWCAQATIDRFRDLPLSSHAELRPLILQTHDGIELPGVVARPLKASRTPADDADQSLHPVGLFLHSGFASALEPDGQVAQLVAQGRTVLALDVRGVGETTPGGKHWYSQRFGTSAGNAMIAYLLGQSLVGQRCEDCLVAARWLSGHTGGQPVDIIASGELTIPALHAAVVQPELIGNLEIRDGLKSWSELSRAPLLENQVSGVVHGALQEYDLPDLEAHLGARLVTPQ, encoded by the coding sequence ATGAGAGTCTCGCATTTTTCAAGCTTGCTGTTGGCTACTTGGTTGTTGGCAAGCTGTGAACCCAGCTCTGCCCAATCTCAACCTTCGACATCTGCCCATGGCCTTCTAAAAACCGACTCGGCCAGCAACATCCGGCCCGATCAGCAAGTCCGTCAGGGGCTACTCGCCCAAACCGCAGAACATTTCCGGCGCTGGAGCGACGACTTCGAAAAACGTGTCACGCCCCAACAGATCGAAGAATATCAGCAGCGACTGCGCGCGGAATTCATACTACGAATTGGTGGCTTGCCAGCGATGACGCCTCTTGAACCGGTGATTACTGGCACAGTCTGGCGATCAGGCTATCGCGTTGAAAAGTTGCTGTTTCAGAGCCAACCTCAGTTCTACGTAACCGCCGCGTTGTTTTTGCCCGATAGCCAGCGATTTGCACCGCCCTGGCCGGCCGTCGTGATTTTGTGCGGCCATTCGGCAGACGGAAAACTACAGGACGGATACCAGCGCGGTGCCGCCTTGGCAGCGCTCAACGGTTTGGCCGCGTTGATCGTCGATCCGATCGGCCAGGGCGAAAGGCTTCAGTTACCAGACAGTTCTGGCAAATCACTGTCACCCACTGTCGAGCACACGGTGGTGGGTACAGCGGCTATTCCACTGGGTTGGAATACCGCGCGCTGGATGATCCACGATGCCATGCGCTCGATCGACTATTTGCAAAGCCGCCAGGACATACTGCCTGAACGCATCGGTGCCATGGGCAATAGTGGCGGTGGTACTCAAGTTAGCTATTTAATGGCTTTAGATCCGCGCGTGCGAGCTGCCGCGCCCAGTTGTTATTTGACTGCGGTGGAGCGTCTACTGGAAACGATCGGCCCGCAAGATGCGGAACAAAATATCTTTGGACAGATCGCAATTGGTCTGGATCATGCCGACTACATGATGCTCCGCGCGCCCCAACCCACGCTGATTGCCTGCGCTACGCGAGATTTTTTTGACATCGGTGGCACATGGAGCAGTTATCGACAGGCCAAACGTCTGTACGAACGCCTGGGCCACGGTCGCCACGTGGAACTGGTGGAAGTAGAAGCTGAGCACGGTTGGCATCCCCAACTGCGTCGAACCAGTGTGCAGTTTATGCTGCAACATCTGGCCGGTCGCCTCGGCGAAATCGAAGACCCGCAGGTCCAGCCGCTAACAGCCGAAGAGATGCAGGTCACGCCCGCCGGACAAGTACTGCAGATCGCTGACGCTCGTAGCGTACTGGATCACATGCGCGACGAGTGCCAGCGACTGGCTGCGTTGCGCACTCAGCAGCCGCTATCGACCGAAGCGTTAATCGATGCTGCACGTCAGCGAGCCGGTATTCGCCGGTTGGACCTGATCCCTCAGCCCGACGTGCGCTGGTGCGCACAGGCGACCATCGACCGCTTCCGTGACTTGCCGCTATCCTCCCACGCTGAGCTCAGGCCGCTGATCTTGCAGACTCACGACGGCATCGAGCTACCCGGCGTTGTGGCTCGCCCCCTGAAAGCCAGCCGAACTCCGGCTGACGATGCCGACCAGTCGCTGCATCCTGTGGGTCTGTTCTTGCACAGCGGTTTTGCCAGTGCGTTGGAGCCTGACGGACAAGTTGCCCAGTTAGTAGCTCAGGGCAGAACCGTTTTGGCGCTGGATGTGCGCGGAGTGGGAGAAACCACGCCGGGTGGCAAACACTGGTACAGCCAGCGGTTTGGCACAAGCGCCGGCAATGCCATGATCGCTTATCTGCTTGGGCAATCATTGGTCGGTCAGCGCTGCGAAGACTGCTTGGTAGCCGCCCGCTGGCTGTCCGGGCACACCGGCGGACAGCCTGTGGACATCATCGCCAGCGGTGAACTGACCATCCCTGCCCTGCATGCCGCCGTAGTCCAGCCTGAATTAATCGGCAATCTGGAGATTCGAGACGGCTTGAAATCGTGGTCCGAGCTGTCGCGCGCACCGCTGCTGGAAAACCAAGTTTCCGGCGTAGTCCACGGCGCTCTGCAAGAGTACGATCTACCCGACCTGGAAGCCCACCTCGGCGCGCGGCTTGTTACACCTCAGTAG
- a CDS encoding Mrp/NBP35 family ATP-binding protein, with the protein MTTGDLPSPNSESVRQVLAQVRDPETGRALGKTDQIGTVTVADGQIDCQVRLTTHSWPIRDEFVDQARERLTVAFPGIRNINVQLAVHDRPPVAQGQIGLQVKSVIAVGSGKGGVGKSTVATAVALSLMHAGARVGLMDADVYGPSVPHLLGLSGRPEVINNKIQPIYYGEMPVMSMGFLVDPDQAVIWRGPMLHGSITQFLRDTYWGPLDYLIIDMPPGTGDIALTLSQLLPLTGAVVVCTPQQVALLDAVKAIAMFRKVKIPLLGMVENMSGFICPDCGKRYDIFGHGGAREKAEQQQLPFLGEVPLNMQMREKSDVGSIADALHDPICSAAFDRIIRALVRQVNTRAAATPGPSLPVL; encoded by the coding sequence ATGACCACCGGCGATTTACCCTCTCCCAATTCAGAATCTGTCCGCCAAGTGTTGGCTCAAGTGCGCGATCCCGAGACCGGTCGCGCACTGGGCAAGACCGATCAAATTGGCACAGTTACTGTCGCTGACGGGCAGATCGACTGCCAAGTTCGACTGACCACGCATAGTTGGCCCATTCGCGACGAATTTGTCGATCAAGCGCGCGAACGGTTGACCGTTGCCTTTCCCGGCATCCGCAACATCAATGTTCAATTGGCCGTACATGATCGTCCCCCGGTGGCTCAGGGGCAAATAGGCTTACAAGTCAAAAGCGTGATTGCCGTCGGGTCGGGCAAAGGTGGCGTGGGAAAGAGCACGGTAGCCACCGCTGTTGCCCTCAGCCTGATGCACGCTGGCGCTCGCGTGGGACTGATGGATGCTGACGTGTACGGTCCCAGCGTCCCGCACTTGCTGGGTCTGTCTGGTCGTCCAGAAGTCATTAACAACAAGATCCAACCCATCTACTACGGCGAGATGCCTGTGATGTCCATGGGCTTCTTGGTTGACCCTGATCAGGCGGTCATCTGGCGCGGTCCCATGTTGCATGGTTCGATTACTCAGTTTCTGCGCGACACCTACTGGGGGCCGTTGGACTACCTGATCATCGACATGCCGCCGGGCACAGGTGATATTGCGCTGACGCTCTCGCAACTGTTGCCGCTGACCGGAGCCGTTGTCGTCTGCACACCGCAGCAGGTTGCACTGCTGGACGCGGTGAAAGCGATCGCCATGTTTCGCAAAGTCAAAATACCGTTGCTGGGCATGGTCGAAAACATGAGTGGTTTTATCTGTCCCGACTGCGGCAAGCGCTACGATATCTTCGGGCACGGCGGCGCGCGAGAAAAGGCCGAGCAACAGCAACTACCTTTCTTAGGTGAAGTCCCCTTGAACATGCAGATGCGCGAAAAATCCGACGTCGGCTCGATCGCCGATGCCCTGCACGATCCCATCTGCTCCGCAGCCTTTGATCGCATCATCCGCGCCCTAGTCCGACAGGTCAACACCCGCGCCGCTGCCACCCCCGGCCCCAGTCTGCCCGTGCTCTAG
- the hemE gene encoding uroporphyrinogen decarboxylase, with protein MSESTSNFAGLAVAALESRRCEDMQRLIAKFGGRPFVSPSMREVPIEENRATIDFAYRLMTGEISTVIFLTGVGFKQFLCAVERAVDLSRLVAALNDMTTVARGPKPAAAMREVGLKPTIQVPEPNTWRELLQAIDQHINVANQTVGVQEYGKTNTSLYAGLEARGAQVVPLRVYRWELPEDTAPLEENIRAMVDGQRDVLLLTSAHQVVNLLQLSARLGLEDPLRVALRKMIVASIGPTTSEMLQHCDLPVDLEPSHPKMGHLVQESAARVHHLLSGRIAQAQVLQRTGRPPNDSQAAWYDSPFMRACRRESSNVTPVWLMRQAGRYMPEYRTVRSKMSFLELCKDPGLCAEVMVTAVERLGVDAAIIFSDLLPIIEPMGMQLEFAAGDGPVIHNPLRTSQDVDRVRELESMQELDFVMQTVQLTRRAIAPHIPVIGFAGAPFTLASYMIEGGSSRNYAHTKTLMYSDNSAWDTLMTKVARSVSRYLNAQIAAGAQCVQLFDSWVGCLSVQDYQQYVYPYVKQIIDSLVPDVPVINFGTGNPALLPLMRGDGRTVVGIDWRIPLDDAWNTVGHDRAVQGNMDPVGLLAQPNIMKGMVADVLQRAGGRAGHIFNLGHGILPQTDVNQAIALVDLVHQLSQK; from the coding sequence ATGAGCGAAAGTACTTCTAATTTTGCGGGCTTGGCAGTGGCGGCCTTGGAGAGTCGGCGTTGTGAGGATATGCAACGCCTGATCGCCAAGTTCGGCGGTCGGCCCTTTGTCAGCCCGTCGATGCGCGAAGTGCCCATTGAGGAAAATCGCGCTACCATCGACTTTGCCTACCGTCTGATGACCGGTGAAATAAGCACCGTCATCTTTTTGACTGGCGTTGGATTCAAGCAGTTCCTGTGTGCTGTCGAGCGCGCGGTGGATTTAAGCCGGCTCGTAGCGGCCCTCAATGATATGACCACGGTAGCTCGGGGCCCCAAACCGGCTGCCGCGATGCGCGAAGTCGGCTTGAAGCCTACCATCCAAGTACCAGAACCCAATACGTGGCGCGAACTGCTGCAAGCGATTGACCAGCACATCAATGTCGCCAATCAAACGGTGGGCGTTCAAGAATATGGCAAAACCAACACCAGCCTGTATGCGGGCTTGGAGGCTCGCGGGGCTCAAGTGGTTCCCTTGCGCGTCTACCGTTGGGAGCTGCCGGAGGATACTGCACCGCTGGAAGAAAATATTCGAGCTATGGTTGATGGCCAGCGTGACGTGCTGCTGCTGACGAGCGCTCATCAAGTAGTCAATCTATTGCAGCTCAGCGCGAGGCTGGGGCTGGAAGACCCGCTGCGCGTTGCCCTGCGGAAGATGATTGTGGCATCCATCGGTCCGACCACCAGCGAGATGCTGCAACATTGCGACTTGCCAGTCGACTTGGAACCGTCGCATCCCAAGATGGGACATTTGGTCCAGGAGAGCGCGGCCCGAGTACACCACTTGCTCAGCGGGCGCATCGCGCAGGCTCAAGTGCTCCAGCGCACCGGCCGCCCCCCCAATGATTCTCAGGCTGCCTGGTACGACAGCCCCTTTATGCGAGCCTGCCGGCGCGAGTCGTCCAACGTAACTCCCGTGTGGCTGATGCGACAAGCAGGCCGGTATATGCCGGAGTATCGCACAGTTCGTTCCAAGATGAGCTTTCTAGAGCTGTGCAAAGACCCTGGACTGTGCGCCGAAGTGATGGTTACGGCAGTTGAGCGTTTAGGCGTGGACGCAGCGATCATTTTTTCTGACCTGCTGCCGATCATCGAACCGATGGGAATGCAGCTGGAATTTGCTGCTGGTGACGGTCCAGTGATCCACAATCCGCTACGAACCAGCCAAGATGTGGATCGCGTTCGCGAACTGGAGTCGATGCAGGAATTAGATTTTGTGATGCAGACGGTGCAGCTGACTCGCCGCGCCATCGCTCCGCACATTCCGGTAATTGGCTTTGCAGGTGCTCCGTTTACGCTAGCCAGCTACATGATCGAAGGCGGCAGCAGTCGGAACTATGCCCATACCAAGACGCTGATGTATAGCGATAACAGCGCTTGGGATACTTTGATGACCAAAGTTGCCCGCAGCGTCAGCCGTTATTTGAACGCACAAATTGCCGCTGGTGCTCAGTGTGTTCAACTGTTCGATTCCTGGGTAGGCTGCCTGTCGGTGCAGGATTATCAGCAGTACGTCTATCCGTACGTCAAACAGATTATCGACTCGTTGGTCCCCGATGTGCCCGTCATCAACTTTGGAACGGGCAATCCAGCCTTGTTGCCGCTGATGCGTGGCGACGGGCGCACCGTTGTAGGCATCGACTGGCGAATACCATTGGACGATGCCTGGAACACGGTGGGACACGACCGGGCCGTGCAAGGCAATATGGACCCGGTCGGTCTGTTGGCTCAACCCAATATCATGAAAGGTATGGTAGCCGATGTGCTGCAACGCGCGGGTGGGCGAGCCGGACATATTTTTAACCTAGGACACGGCATCCTGCCACAAACCGATGTCAATCAGGCTATTGCACTGGTCGATCTAGTGCATCAGTTGAGCCAAAAATAA
- a CDS encoding PQQ-binding-like beta-propeller repeat protein has translation MVSRWAGFRSSVLLVALSLLDATASLRAENWPQWRGLQHNGISTEKSIATNWSDTSNVLWKTPMPGQGGATPIVWNDRIFVTSAARSDLVLICCNTADGAILWQKKVTSGNQDARAGEGNSASPSPATDGQHVWVLFGTGMLACYDFDGNQKWQLDVNERFGKLDIQFGLTSTPVLDGDGLYLQLLHGPMVHNNNKRTGKVIKLDKLTGKTIWEHERLTEAVFECKHSYASPMLYDDGQQRMLIVHGADCTTGHALDDGRQLWRLGGLNGPSELNRRAFDVTFRFVATPAQAGGRLIIPTAKEGPTVALDLSGQPRGELTDLPQHIAWTVPQTPDVSIPLIVDGLVYLLHKDGKLQCIDLANGQQVYFERTHTVQHRTSPIYADGHIYFCGKDGVCTVVKAGRKFEIVASNPMGGQPITASPVVSSGRLYIRTYEALYAIAPK, from the coding sequence ATGGTCAGCCGATGGGCTGGTTTCCGATCAAGTGTCCTGCTGGTTGCATTGAGTTTGCTCGACGCAACTGCTTCGCTGCGCGCCGAGAATTGGCCTCAGTGGCGTGGCTTACAACACAACGGAATTTCGACAGAAAAGTCGATTGCCACCAACTGGAGCGACACATCGAACGTGCTTTGGAAGACGCCCATGCCAGGGCAGGGCGGGGCCACACCGATCGTCTGGAATGATCGCATCTTTGTCACCAGCGCCGCAAGAAGCGATTTGGTGCTGATCTGCTGTAATACTGCTGACGGTGCCATCCTGTGGCAGAAAAAAGTTACGAGTGGCAATCAAGACGCGCGGGCCGGTGAGGGCAATTCAGCATCACCGTCACCTGCCACCGATGGCCAGCATGTGTGGGTGCTGTTCGGAACCGGCATGTTGGCCTGTTACGATTTCGACGGCAACCAGAAATGGCAACTGGATGTCAACGAACGGTTCGGCAAGCTGGATATTCAGTTTGGACTGACCAGCACACCTGTGTTGGATGGCGATGGTCTGTATCTGCAGTTGCTCCATGGGCCGATGGTGCACAACAACAATAAGCGAACCGGCAAAGTCATCAAGCTGGACAAGCTAACCGGAAAGACCATCTGGGAGCATGAGCGCCTGACGGAGGCTGTGTTTGAGTGCAAGCACTCATACGCTTCTCCCATGCTGTACGACGATGGACAGCAGCGCATGTTGATTGTGCATGGAGCCGACTGCACAACAGGCCATGCACTCGATGACGGTCGTCAACTGTGGCGATTGGGCGGACTGAATGGACCTTCTGAGCTAAACCGCCGTGCGTTTGACGTTACCTTTCGCTTTGTGGCCACTCCAGCCCAGGCCGGCGGTCGTTTGATCATTCCCACCGCCAAGGAAGGACCAACTGTGGCGTTGGACCTGAGTGGCCAACCGCGCGGTGAATTGACCGATCTGCCACAGCACATTGCTTGGACCGTCCCGCAAACACCGGATGTCTCCATCCCACTAATCGTCGATGGTTTGGTGTATCTGTTACACAAGGATGGCAAGCTGCAATGTATCGACCTGGCCAACGGCCAGCAGGTTTACTTTGAACGTACCCACACCGTCCAGCATCGCACCAGCCCCATCTATGCCGATGGTCATATCTATTTCTGCGGCAAAGACGGCGTCTGCACCGTCGTAAAAGCAGGCAGAAAGTTTGAAATTGTCGCCAGCAATCCGATGGGCGGACAACCCATTACGGCGTCGCCAGTGGTGTCCAGCGGACGCCTGTACATTCGCACCTACGAGGCGCTATACGCGATTGCCCCAAAATAG
- a CDS encoding methylated-DNA--[protein]-cysteine S-methyltransferase codes for MIATTCARQTLAELDFIYQQVIETPLAPMSATWTSRGLYSFQFVRTKNSSLPVGDEMSTRDAANPQVRRWARALSRACGRYFAVGRFEWNIELLDWRGTGEFERQVLLACYAIPSSSVCTYGQLAANVGSPLAARAVGRAMSRNRWPLLIPCHRVVGASGQLTGYSGVGGVSTKRWLLDHEQLLGSHPVG; via the coding sequence ATGATCGCCACTACATGCGCTCGGCAAACTTTGGCCGAATTAGATTTCATTTACCAGCAGGTCATAGAGACTCCACTCGCACCAATGTCCGCTACCTGGACCAGTCGTGGGCTGTACAGTTTCCAGTTTGTGCGCACCAAGAACTCCAGCCTGCCCGTTGGCGACGAAATGTCGACCAGAGACGCCGCTAATCCACAAGTGCGACGGTGGGCGCGGGCTCTGAGCAGGGCGTGCGGACGGTACTTTGCAGTGGGCCGATTCGAGTGGAACATTGAACTGCTGGACTGGCGTGGCACGGGCGAGTTTGAGCGGCAAGTGCTGCTAGCCTGCTACGCAATTCCTTCAAGCAGCGTATGCACCTACGGTCAGTTGGCGGCCAACGTGGGCAGTCCACTGGCGGCACGGGCGGTAGGTCGCGCGATGTCCCGCAATCGTTGGCCGCTATTGATTCCCTGCCATCGCGTCGTCGGAGCTAGCGGGCAACTGACCGGCTACTCCGGTGTGGGTGGAGTGTCAACCAAGCGTTGGCTGTTGGATCATGAGCAGTTGTTGGGCTCACACCCTGTGGGGTAG
- a CDS encoding YggS family pyridoxal phosphate-dependent enzyme, with product MASPTPETQVLIDSNWQRARDMVAEACIAAGRDPGEVTIVGVAKYVGPELTAQLVRAGCSTVGENRPQTLWQKHEWFDTQAHNGLGQPKWHMIGHLQTNKVRRTLPLVDMIQSVDSLKLAIEINREAARLGRVMPILLDVNLTQDSTKTGMTTEQLPEVLQGLSGLENVSVCGLMAMSSLNADVADVRREFAAARELQRRLAAEYQVCGSWSQLSMGMSEDFREAIIEGSTCVRLGTLLWAGVL from the coding sequence GTGGCCAGTCCCACACCCGAGACGCAAGTCCTGATCGACAGCAATTGGCAGCGCGCCCGCGACATGGTTGCCGAAGCCTGCATCGCAGCAGGTCGTGATCCAGGGGAGGTGACCATCGTCGGCGTTGCCAAATATGTGGGGCCCGAGTTGACGGCCCAACTGGTTCGCGCTGGCTGTTCGACTGTCGGCGAAAACCGGCCTCAGACTTTGTGGCAGAAACATGAATGGTTCGACACTCAAGCCCACAACGGCCTCGGGCAGCCTAAGTGGCATATGATTGGTCACTTGCAAACCAACAAGGTTCGTCGAACTCTGCCTCTGGTGGACATGATTCAGTCGGTGGACAGTTTGAAACTGGCGATTGAAATCAATCGAGAGGCTGCTAGGCTAGGCCGAGTTATGCCTATCTTGCTGGATGTAAATTTAACTCAGGACTCGACCAAAACTGGCATGACGACGGAGCAATTACCTGAAGTACTGCAGGGATTGAGCGGACTAGAGAATGTGTCGGTGTGTGGGCTCATGGCCATGTCGAGTCTGAATGCGGACGTTGCCGATGTGCGTCGCGAGTTCGCCGCAGCCAGGGAGCTTCAGCGACGCTTGGCCGCAGAATATCAGGTGTGTGGATCATGGAGCCAACTATCGATGGGCATGAGCGAGGACTTTCGTGAAGCTATTATCGAAGGATCGACTTGCGTTCGATTGGGCACGCTGTTGTGGGCAGGCGTGCTGTGA
- a CDS encoding dynamin family protein → MLPKSSTASSDHAIEQLRDQLLRPIADRFGFPLSKRTGATSSIPTVLCLGNHSSGKSSFINHWLGRAVQNTGVAPTDDGFTVLLYGPSETDLDGRAAVVDPQLPLRDFEQFGKEFLDRLKIKQRPLEPLRDLCLIDSPGLIDHAGNPNDLSRGYDFQAVVREFAAQADLIVFFFDPEKPGTTGESLRIFTEALSDVMYKLLIVFNKVDTFADVRDFARTYGALCWNLSRVVRTKDMPHIYCTFVEELAGARQRQIDLTDFSKSTQELKSEVARVGDRRRSNVIGALLDATRCLRLHGAVSHKIGVRLMAIKLLIVWASLLAIGVGIWLLWYHRSQTTLAATGVVAIVSGAVLVTTSRWFLRKLLQRQVDRLDATFHEIFHQELLTQSDNRFLNGLWESVKPRTKRFLLEVGPRGIPCSPLWPRRFRRLQRASEHDIPQMLRQVSHGQGDA, encoded by the coding sequence ATGCTCCCAAAGTCTTCCACGGCTTCGTCGGATCACGCCATCGAACAATTGCGCGATCAACTCTTGCGGCCGATCGCCGATCGTTTTGGATTCCCGCTGAGCAAGCGAACGGGCGCGACGTCCAGCATTCCCACCGTGTTGTGCTTGGGCAATCATTCGTCGGGTAAGTCCAGCTTTATTAATCACTGGCTGGGGCGCGCCGTGCAGAACACCGGCGTGGCTCCCACCGATGATGGATTTACCGTGTTGCTTTACGGGCCGTCCGAAACCGATTTGGACGGGCGAGCTGCTGTGGTTGATCCACAATTGCCGCTGCGCGACTTTGAGCAATTCGGCAAAGAATTTTTGGATCGACTGAAGATCAAGCAGCGACCTTTGGAGCCACTGAGAGACTTGTGTTTGATCGACAGCCCGGGATTGATTGATCACGCAGGTAACCCCAATGACTTGTCGCGTGGCTACGATTTTCAAGCCGTGGTTCGCGAGTTCGCAGCGCAGGCCGATCTCATTGTCTTCTTCTTTGACCCTGAGAAGCCAGGTACGACCGGCGAGAGTTTACGAATCTTTACGGAAGCCCTGTCGGATGTGATGTACAAGTTATTGATTGTTTTCAACAAGGTAGACACTTTTGCAGATGTGCGCGATTTTGCGCGGACTTATGGGGCACTGTGTTGGAATCTTTCGCGAGTGGTACGCACCAAGGATATGCCACATATCTACTGCACGTTTGTCGAAGAGTTAGCCGGAGCGCGGCAACGTCAAATCGACTTGACAGATTTTTCCAAGTCGACGCAGGAACTCAAGTCGGAAGTTGCCCGCGTCGGCGACCGACGTCGCAGCAACGTGATTGGTGCACTGTTGGATGCGACTCGCTGCCTCCGCTTGCACGGAGCGGTTAGTCACAAGATTGGAGTTCGGTTGATGGCCATCAAGTTGTTGATCGTCTGGGCTTCGCTGTTGGCGATTGGTGTCGGGATTTGGTTGCTGTGGTACCACCGATCTCAGACTACCCTAGCTGCCACGGGGGTTGTCGCTATTGTCTCGGGGGCAGTGTTAGTGACCACGTCGCGCTGGTTTCTCAGGAAGCTCTTACAGCGCCAAGTCGATCGGTTGGATGCAACCTTCCATGAGATTTTTCATCAAGAGCTGTTGACGCAGTCGGACAATCGGTTTTTGAATGGTCTGTGGGAATCGGTCAAACCACGCACCAAGAGGTTCTTGCTGGAGGTAGGACCACGCGGCATTCCGTGTTCACCGCTGTGGCCGCGACGGTTTCGCAGGCTGCAACGCGCATCCGAACACGATATCCCACAGATGCTCAGACAGGTATCGCATGGGCAGGGTGACGCGTGA